The Mucilaginibacter gracilis genomic interval GAGCAGTTGGCTCACCCGGCTTTCTTTCGATCACGGCCTGACCCAGGCCAGGCTTTTAAAAACGTTATTGACCCGCCGGGAAACCAACAACTGGAATGTTGACCGTTCCTTTAACAAGGAATATATTGAAACATTGGCAGCCTGCACTAATTGCGCAGCCAGCGAGATCAGCAATACCACGTTGCAATATTACGACGGCAAACTTTATGAACCCAAATCAGATGAGATCATACCGGGAATATGGACTCATAAACGATACATCTCCAAAGGACGCCTGTATGATAACGGCAACAGCGAGTTTGGGTTACTCTATTGTCCCGGCTGCTTTAAGGCGTCAGATAAGCCCGTCTACTTTAAAAAACAATGGCGGCTGGCTGTTTCTTTCGTTTGTCCGGATTGCGGTTGTTACCTGAGAGAAACATGCCCGCATTGTAAATCCGGTGGCACTATACATTGCGAGGCATTAGCTAAAGCGATAGATAAAACAGTTGATGAATATTTGTTGACCTGTCACGAATGCGGCGGAAATATCAGCGAAGTTGACTCTGAAAAAGCGCCGGCTCATCTCGTCCGTATGCAAAAAGCTATTTACCAGATCATGGAACGAGGCAACGGAGAAATATCTTCCGTTAGCTACTTCAGCGTGTTGTATCAAATGGTTTGCCTGCTGCTCAGCCGGACTAAAGAAAACAAGCTTCTCGGCTTTATCAAAGACGTGTACGGCCGTCACAGCGTGCCGGAATTGAATCGTCATGAGCACCGGCAGGAGATTCACGAGATACAGATCAAACAGCGGGCAAACCTGTTTTATATGGCCTTTTGGCTACTGGAGAACTGGCCGCACCGCTTTACCAATCTTTGCAATAAACACAGTTTGAAAAACCTTGATGTCCTGGCCTACTTCAGAGGCTGCCCCGGATGGTTCTTGGAAACGATGCTTGAAAACGCTGAATGCCCCAATCGTAACCTTGCACCGGATCACTTTGAAATTGAGGAGTTGGATAAATATACCGTCAGAATGAAAGATGAGCGAATCAATAGGTTCCTTTATGACTTTGACCCGGACGATAACTTCTACTATTACGATAATAATATCAACTCGATGGATCACGGCAGCCACAATTGTTGGCGCAGCAAAATTATCTTTAAGCAGCTACAAGAAATAGAGAGTTGGTATTACTAATAACAACAGTGATATCCGATACCAAACTGTAACATACACTTGGCACAAAAGTGTAACATTATCTCAGCGTATTAACAAAAAAAAAGTTAAAATTTCATTAGAATAGCAAACAAGTCAGCATACCTAATTTGATGCGTAGCTCTTTCAAGGCATTACTTACCTGATTTTTTACTGTTTTTTCAGAAATAGATAACTTTTGCGCAATTTCTTTCCTTGAAAGCTGATGTTTTCTACTCAATTCAAATACTTCGCGCATTTTTTGGGGCAAAAGAGCGATCTCTTTTTCAATTAGCTTAACAAAATCCCTTTCTCTAACCATATAATCTGCCTGAATAGGCTCATCGTTCATAAATTTTTGAAAAGACTCCGCATAGTTTGCTCTTACTTTCTTATGATCGAGTAAATTAAAAAACTTATATCTTACTGCACTATATAAATAAGACGATAAAGAGGTTTGAAACGAAATGGCATGGCGTTTATCCCAAAGATAAAAGAAAACCTCTTGAACAATGTCTTCTGCCTCGCTTTCATCTTTGGTGATCTTACAGGCATAAATATATAGCAGGCCCTGGTAGCGGTCATAAATTTCAGTATACGCACTTTGACTATCATCCTTTAATAAGGATATCAATTCCTGTTCCGTTTGCGATTCAAAATTTGCCACCTTTATTTTAAATAACGAATATAACGATAAATTAACGTTATTCATTCCTTTCAGTTACTTAGAAAACATACAATTAATCTATAATTCCATAGATACTATAGATTAATTATTGCTTTAGCCTTAAGAAGATTGGTGTTTTTGAAATCTGTAGCTTGGAGTGCACAAAAGGCGGAACAAGTGTAAATTTTACGATTTGCCTGTCTTTTTTTTCGATAATAACTAACTGTTAATCTGATAGATAAGAGCAGCTATTTCATTAAGTAGAGTGGTTTGATATTCGTTTCCGTCGAAACGTATTTTTTTACAAAAAATCGAACCATATCTGCCAAAACAGGTTCCTGACTGAATAAATTCAAAATAACTTAAAGGGCACCCCATTTTCCGGAATATTTCCGGTACGCGCCATCCCACCCTTAATAACGAGAATAGGGAACGTTCCCCAAAAATGAAACCGCTCCCACCTACTTAATTTAAAGAATTGATATCCAAACATTATCCCATTTGTAACTTGGGGTCGATAAACCAATTTTCTTAACCTTAACAAAAAACACATGAAAAACTTCTTCAAAAAAAGCATGTTGCTAATTCTCGTATTAACTTGTTTTTCGATGGTAGCATCGGCAACGGATATCTATGCACGGATAGAGATCGAGAACTACAGCCACCTCGTTTATGGCCCTTATTATGATCAATGGGATGAAGGTACAGGCGATCTGGTTGTCCGGTTTTATTCTGATGCGGCGTGCACTACGCCCTACACCCTAACAGCACCGCTTACCGTTTACATCAAATCCTCGTTTGAGGAAAGTTATAACTATACGCTAACCGGCTGGGGAGATACGGGTGAGTGGACCGTGACAGCATCTGCCGGAGATAACCATATTTCAGCAGGTGATGGATACGCGCTGTTCCAGCACCATACGACTTCCTGGCCCACTACTTATTATCCAGGTGAAAATGATAATGATAATATTTTCATCGTGGAGTCTCCGGGAGATGGTTCTTACACCGAGGAGGCAACCGTTAAAATTATTGATCGATCCAGCCCCGGAAGCCATACCAATGAACAAGAGGCTGTCTCAAAAGTGAGGCAGCCTCTTGTTATTTTAGAGTGATTTTTGTTAACTTAAAGGCATGGGAGCGAAAGTAGTTTTTAAGCCATATGACCCTGACCAGTTAACATTTTTACCGTATAAACTGGAGGAGTTAGTACCTGAGGGCCACCCGGTACGCATAGTCAAACAAGTAGTTGACTTGATAGACGTTAAACCGATCAACCGCAAGTATAAAGGCGGCGGGGCATCAAGCTTCCATCCCGCGGCTGATGCTGAAACTGCTGGTGTATGGTTACCTGACCAATACCTATTCATCAAGAAAGCTGGAAGACCAGGCGGCACAGAACGTCCACTTTATGTGGCTGTTGGGGATGAAG includes:
- a CDS encoding RNA polymerase sigma factor is translated as MNNVNLSLYSLFKIKVANFESQTEQELISLLKDDSQSAYTEIYDRYQGLLYIYACKITKDESEAEDIVQEVFFYLWDKRHAISFQTSLSSYLYSAVRYKFFNLLDHKKVRANYAESFQKFMNDEPIQADYMVRERDFVKLIEKEIALLPQKMREVFELSRKHQLSRKEIAQKLSISEKTVKNQVSNALKELRIKLGMLTCLLF
- a CDS encoding TniQ family protein produces the protein MSFSVFSDKSQLLPAFTKPYPDEVLSSWLTRLSFDHGLTQARLLKTLLTRRETNNWNVDRSFNKEYIETLAACTNCAASEISNTTLQYYDGKLYEPKSDEIIPGIWTHKRYISKGRLYDNGNSEFGLLYCPGCFKASDKPVYFKKQWRLAVSFVCPDCGCYLRETCPHCKSGGTIHCEALAKAIDKTVDEYLLTCHECGGNISEVDSEKAPAHLVRMQKAIYQIMERGNGEISSVSYFSVLYQMVCLLLSRTKENKLLGFIKDVYGRHSVPELNRHEHRQEIHEIQIKQRANLFYMAFWLLENWPHRFTNLCNKHSLKNLDVLAYFRGCPGWFLETMLENAECPNRNLAPDHFEIEELDKYTVRMKDERINRFLYDFDPDDNFYYYDNNINSMDHGSHNCWRSKIIFKQLQEIESWYY